In Rhizobiales bacterium NRL2, a genomic segment contains:
- a CDS encoding acyl-CoA synthetase (activates fatty acids by binding to coenzyme A), with product MSADAYARDLDAQPANYQTLSPLSLIRRTASVYPDYPAVVHGDLTRTWAETYQRCVKLASALSKRGIAKDDTVAIICPNIPEMYEAHFGVAMIGAVLNPLNYRLSAGEIRFILDHGEARVLICDTEFAPMVKEALDGVGNRDLIVIDVDDPQGPGGERLGESDYEAFIATGDADLAWQMPADEWDKIALNYTSGTTGNPKGVVYTHRGAYLNALNNAVTWGMGNHARYLWTLPMFHCNGWCFPWTVAAIAGVNICLRRVEAATIYDAIARHEATHLCGAPIVMQMITGATDDQKQPFDQTVNMMTAAAPPPASVLAEMARQGFQVTHVYGLTETYGPCVVCAWKDEWDELDGDAQAKKKARQGVTSAMQEDLMIADPETLQPVPRDGETMGEVFMRGNIVMAGYLKNPKASGEAFEGGWFHSGDLGVWHPDGYIELKDRSKDIIISGGENISSIEVEDTLYGHPAVAACGVVAKPSEKWGETPVAFIELKPGKQATADEIIAHCRERLAHYKCPREVVFGEIPKTSTGKIQKFKLRDMAK from the coding sequence ATGAGTGCCGACGCCTATGCCCGCGACCTGGACGCCCAGCCCGCCAACTACCAGACGCTCTCGCCGCTGAGCCTGATCCGGCGGACGGCCAGCGTCTATCCGGACTATCCGGCGGTGGTCCACGGCGACCTGACCCGCACATGGGCCGAAACCTATCAGCGCTGCGTCAAGCTCGCCTCGGCGCTGTCGAAGCGCGGCATCGCCAAGGACGACACCGTCGCCATCATCTGCCCCAACATCCCGGAGATGTACGAGGCGCATTTCGGCGTCGCCATGATCGGCGCCGTGCTCAACCCGCTGAACTACCGCCTCAGCGCCGGGGAGATCCGCTTCATCCTCGACCACGGCGAGGCGCGCGTGCTGATCTGCGACACCGAGTTCGCGCCGATGGTGAAGGAGGCGCTGGACGGCGTCGGGAACCGCGACCTGATCGTCATCGACGTCGACGACCCGCAGGGCCCGGGCGGCGAGCGGCTGGGCGAGAGCGACTACGAGGCCTTCATCGCCACCGGCGACGCGGACCTCGCCTGGCAGATGCCGGCCGACGAGTGGGACAAGATCGCGCTCAACTACACCTCCGGCACCACGGGCAACCCGAAGGGCGTCGTCTACACCCACCGCGGCGCGTACCTGAACGCGCTGAACAACGCCGTGACCTGGGGCATGGGCAACCACGCGCGCTATCTGTGGACGCTGCCCATGTTCCACTGCAACGGCTGGTGCTTCCCCTGGACGGTGGCGGCGATCGCGGGCGTCAACATCTGTCTGCGGCGCGTCGAGGCGGCGACGATCTACGACGCCATCGCCCGCCACGAGGCGACCCATCTCTGCGGCGCGCCCATCGTCATGCAGATGATCACCGGCGCCACCGACGACCAGAAGCAGCCCTTCGATCAGACGGTCAACATGATGACGGCCGCCGCGCCGCCGCCGGCCTCGGTGCTGGCCGAGATGGCGCGCCAGGGCTTCCAGGTCACCCATGTCTACGGCCTGACCGAGACCTACGGCCCCTGCGTGGTCTGCGCCTGGAAGGACGAGTGGGACGAACTCGACGGCGACGCGCAGGCGAAGAAGAAGGCGCGCCAGGGCGTGACCTCGGCGATGCAGGAGGACCTGATGATCGCCGACCCGGAGACGCTTCAGCCCGTGCCGCGGGACGGCGAGACCATGGGCGAGGTCTTCATGCGCGGCAACATCGTCATGGCCGGCTATCTGAAGAACCCGAAGGCGTCCGGCGAAGCGTTCGAAGGCGGCTGGTTCCATTCGGGCGATCTCGGCGTCTGGCACCCGGACGGCTATATCGAGCTCAAGGACCGCTCCAAGGACATCATCATCTCCGGCGGCGAGAACATCTCCTCCATCGAGGTCGAGGACACGCTTTACGGCCACCCGGCGGTCGCCGCCTGCGGCGTGGTCGCGAAACCGTCGGAGAAGTGGGGCGAGACCCCCGTCGCCTTCATCGAGCTGAAGCCCGGCAAGCAGGCGACGGCGGACGAGATCATCGCCCACTGCCGCGAGCGCCTGGCGCACTACAAATGCCCCCGCGAGGTGGTGTTCGGGGAAATCCCCAAAACGTCGACGGGGAAGATTCAGAAATTCAAGTTAAGGGACATGGCGAAGTAA
- a CDS encoding DNA methyltransferase, giving the protein MESNPNALSPVDPVRPVAPYVGGKRNLAKRLVARINDTPHDGYAEVFVGMGGVFLRRTARPKVEVINDRSRDVANFFRILQRHYTAFMEMMRFQVTTRAEFERLSATDPATLTDLERAARFLYLQRTAFGGKVAGRNFGVSADRPGRFNVTTLAPMLEDVHSRLAGVVVECLPWRAFIERYDRPGMLFYLDPPYWGSESDYGAELFGRDEFAEMAEALGRLQGRFLLSINDTPEIRELFAGFRLEEVTTTYTLTKGRSRPAAELIISDHESL; this is encoded by the coding sequence ATGGAGTCGAATCCAAACGCTCTCTCGCCCGTCGACCCGGTGCGCCCCGTCGCGCCCTATGTCGGCGGCAAGCGCAACCTGGCGAAGCGCCTGGTTGCCCGTATCAACGACACGCCGCACGACGGCTACGCCGAGGTCTTCGTCGGCATGGGCGGCGTCTTCCTGCGCCGCACCGCCCGGCCGAAGGTCGAGGTGATCAACGACCGGAGCCGCGACGTCGCCAACTTCTTCCGCATCCTGCAGCGCCACTACACGGCGTTCATGGAGATGATGCGCTTCCAGGTCACGACCCGGGCCGAGTTCGAGCGGCTGTCGGCCACCGATCCGGCGACGCTGACCGACCTGGAGCGCGCGGCGCGCTTCCTCTACCTCCAGCGCACGGCCTTCGGCGGCAAGGTCGCGGGGCGGAACTTCGGCGTCTCGGCCGACCGGCCAGGCCGCTTCAACGTCACGACGCTGGCGCCGATGCTGGAGGACGTGCACAGCCGCCTCGCCGGCGTCGTGGTCGAATGCCTGCCCTGGCGGGCGTTCATCGAGCGCTACGACCGGCCGGGCATGCTGTTCTACCTGGACCCGCCCTACTGGGGCAGCGAGAGCGACTACGGTGCGGAACTGTTCGGCCGCGACGAGTTCGCGGAGATGGCCGAGGCGCTGGGCCGGCTGCAGGGCCGCTTCCTGCTCTCGATCAACGACACGCCCGAGATCCGGGAGCTCTTCGCCGGCTTCCGGCTCGAAGAGGTCACGACGACCTACACGCTCACTAAGGGCCGCTCCCGCCCGGCTGCGGAGTTGATCATCTCAGACCACGAATCCCTCTGA